Genomic DNA from Chelonia mydas isolate rCheMyd1 chromosome 6, rCheMyd1.pri.v2, whole genome shotgun sequence:
CTGTGCCGTACCAGGGAAGTGCCGGCGGTGCTGGATGTGCCAGTTGGTGGGCGAGTGGAAGCGGTGGTAGTCGCCCGGCGCCAGATAGATGACGCACTGATAGAGCCGATGCCCCCGGCGCCACCATGGGGAGAGACCCTGGCCTGGGGGAGAGAGACGGACAGCAAAGGGTTAATTGGGGACTGCCTTGGATTGGGGGAGACACACCCCAGATTGGCCCTCCAGCATTGCCCCCTTGGGGCCCAGATTGGCCCCTGGGATCTATCCCAGCCACCCCCCCGGATTGgatcctgggcccagccccccaccatcagcccacccccaacccctcgcTCACCCCCATCTTCCCTCCAGTCCTGGGGCCCGAGGAAGCTCTCCAGGGAGTACGTCATCCCCTTCACCTGCTCCAGGCGGCTCCTCCGCACCCGGCCCAGGTGCACGATGCAGCCGTCCGCCGGGCTGACCTGCAACCAGCCGGGACAGCATGAGAAGCGGGGATGGCCTCGCACGGGGATTCACGAGGGCAGGCCAGGGCGGTCACACCTGTGGCAGCTGAGCGAAGATGGGGGAGCTCCCAATCCCCAGGGAGCAGTGCCctggggaaggcaggggcagggctcaggggagGGCCCATGCCGGCCCGTGCGCAGACAGTGCAAAGCTCTCGTGAAGAGCCAGGCTGGGAAGGCACCCGGCCCGGAGCCCCGGGGAACGTGCTTGTGTCTCGCACGTGCGGGAGGCTCAAGTGTGGCGGCTGGCACGGCCATGTTGAGCGGTGGCCAACGCCAGCTCGGGGCACTGCTGGGCACACGTGCGGGCCAAGGCAGGCGGGTAGGTCTGGGACCCTGGTGAGCCTGGCCTCAAGGAGGGACGTGCATGTGCATTGCCACTGTGGGCAACCCCACGAAGCATGTCAAAGGGGTGTCACGGGGCGGGAAGACCCATGACATggggcacttgggggaggggccaATGAGACATACCATGTTGGTGGGGGTGGGACATACCATAATTTGTACAGGAGGGGTGGGACATACCATGCCATGGCGGGAGGAGAACAAAACGAGACCTATCATATTttagggggtgcaggagtggaaTGTAACCATAccgtggaggggcggggggacctgcCATGACATGGGAAGGCaatggggaggcagggtgggacATACCATGTCATGGGAGGGCaatggggaggcagggtgggacATACCATGCCATGGGAGGGCaatggggaggcagggtgggacATACCATGCCATGGGAGGACAATGGGAGGGACCTACTATgtcatgggggggcagggcaagacGTACCATGCCATGGGAGGGCAATGGGAGGGACCTACTATgtcatgggggggcagggcaagacGTACCATGGCATGGGAGGACAATGGGGGGGCAGCATGAGACATACCATGCCATGGAAGGGCAATGGGGGACAGGGCAGGATATACCACGCCATGGAAGTGcaatgtgggggggggaacagagcAGGGCGTACCATGCCATGGAAGGGCAATGGAGGGCAACGAGGGATGTACCATGTCATGGGAGGGCAATGCGGGGGACAGGGCAGGACATACCATGTCATGGGGTGCGATGGGACGCACCCAGGGCTTGAGCGGGCGTCGGAAGAGCTCCCCAAGGCTGCGGTAGCTGCTCAGATCTTCCTCAGCCGCCTCAGCCATGTTGACGGAGAAGGCCCAGACGTAGAgcgccagcagggggcgccgcagCCAGCGGGGCAGCGCCAGCCCAGTCAGCACCCCCCAGAGTCGCGAGAGCAGCCGGGTGGGGGCGCGACGGTACACGGCCTGCAGGGGGGGgagtcagcagggggcactcGCCCCATAGCGCCCCGTatataccccctcccccactcctcccctcccaccccttcttctgccccccttctccccagctcctccccctccctggccccttgTCTACCCCCCACGCCCTGACCTTGctggtgggctgcagcccagcatGGGTGAGGGGCTTGAGAATCTGCCAGGAGCGGAGCCGCAGGGCATGGCCAGGCATCTGGGGTAGATGGCGCCGCAGGGAGAGCCTGGGGATGGCCATCCTGGAGGGACACGTACAGCACCGCACACACACCACGGCTCACCCCTGGGGGTGAAACTGGGAGTTATGAGATGCTCTGCACAGCCTGCCTTTGCCTGGGATgatcccagcctggggcagaggggagtcaCTGCCCCAGGCGCATCCCCCAAAGCCAGGCTGGGCGCCCCACGCCCATCAGGAGAGCAGCGCCCAGGTTCAGGGCTGCCATGGGGTCAGAGGGCACCCCCAAAGACAGAGCCAGCCCACTCCCCGAGATCACACACAGTTACACACAGCataacacagacacacagtgtCCTACACACAGAGCGTAACAGTGTTGTGCACAGGCACAGTGTAACACACAGAGCGTAACACACAAACAGCATCACACAGAGTATAGCAGTATAACACACACACTGATACAGAGATACATAGCGAAAGTGTTGCACGTACAAATGTAACACACACAGGGTGTAACACACAAAGAGAGCATAAGCCAGTGGAACGCACTAACAGTGTAACACAGAAAGTGTAACCGCGTCACACACAGAGCACAGTGTAACACACACACCaagatacacacacagacacacagaaagaGTAACAGTTGCACACACAAATTTAACACATAAACAGGACTTAACACAGTGTAATACACAGAGCGCATAACAGTATAACACAATAACAGACGTGATACTCTGACAGACTAACACAAAATGCAGTGTAAttcacacacactgtgtgtaaCACACAATGTCGCAGTGTAGCACAGTGTAACACAcgtcacacacatgcacagacacacagtgtcatatacacacagactataACATAGTGTAACACACagagagatatacacacacataacacACAACAGCTGAGAGTGGGGTGTGACTCCTGAAAACCTTCAAACAGACATAGCCATCCactaacaaacacacacaaatatacacatacacactgatGCACAGTGGCTGGGAGAGTGACTCCTGGCCTTTGGGTCACACACGGAacaggacaccccccccccacattaaTAATGTAACACACACCTGCCCTGAATGACGCACCCTGCTATTTATACACACAGGAAACAAAACTCACACACACTCGCTGACAGCAGAACGGACAACTGGCACAGATACAACACACACATTTGACACAATGACCCACACCCTGcaacatgtgtacacacacacacacacacacacacacactgatagcAGGACGACTCTCAAGACAGCTGATATCTACTGATATTGGTGCATGcatatgcacgcacacacacacacacacaccccccacaactcagcacagacacccccccccagcagcctcctACAATATGGCACACAGAACAGtgaca
This window encodes:
- the LOC114021787 gene encoding phosphatidylserine decarboxylase proenzyme, mitochondrial isoform X3, whose product is MAIPRLSLRRHLPQMPGHALRLRSWQILKPLTHAGLQPTSKAVYRRAPTRLLSRLWGVLTGLALPRWLRRPLLALYVWAFSVNMAEAAEEDLSSYRSLGELFRRPLKPWVRPIAPHDMVSPADGCIVHLGRVRRSRLEQVKGMTYSLESFLGPQDWREDGGQGLSPWWRRGHRLYQCVIYLAPGDYHRFHSPTNWHIQHRRHFPGSLMSDLRTNCARHVQGRYHDCSYLAWAEPAGVPAPKGAGLGEFNLGSTIVLLFQGPRRFGFRASAGRRVRVGQALGSL
- the LOC114021787 gene encoding phosphatidylserine decarboxylase proenzyme, mitochondrial isoform X1, giving the protein MAIPRLSLRRHLPQMPGHALRLRSWQILKPLTHAGLQPTSKAVYRRAPTRLLSRLWGVLTGLALPRWLRRPLLALYVWAFSVNMAEAAEEDLSSYRSLGELFRRPLKPWVRPIAPHDMVSPADGCIVHLGRVRRSRLEQVKGMTYSLESFLGPQDWREDGGQGLSPWWRRGHRLYQCVIYLAPGDYHRFHSPTNWHIQHRRHFPGSLMSVSPSVVRWIPGLFCQNERVVLSGEWAHGFFSLTAVGATNVGSIRIYCDQDLRTNCARHVQGRYHDCSYLAWAEPAGVPAPKGAGLGEFNLGSTIVLLFQGPRRFGFRASAGRRVRVGQALGSL
- the LOC114021787 gene encoding phosphatidylserine decarboxylase proenzyme, mitochondrial isoform X4, which gives rise to MAIPRLSLRRHLPQMPGHALRLRSWQILKPLTHAGLQPTSKAVYRRAPTRLLSRLWGVLTGLALPRWLRRPLLALYVWAFSVNMAEAAEEDLSSYRSLGELFRRPLKPWVRPIAPHDMVSPADGCIVHLGRVRRSRLEQVKGMTYSLESFLGPQDWREDGGQGLSPWWRRGHRLYQCVIYLAPGDYHRFHSPTNWHIQHRRHFPGSLMSVSPSVVRWIPGLFCQNERVVLSGEWAHGFFSLTAVGATNVGSIRIYCDQVGLGAEGAGSPGEGGSPLVS
- the LOC114021787 gene encoding phosphatidylserine decarboxylase proenzyme, mitochondrial isoform X2 is translated as MAIPRLSLRRHLPQMPGHALRLRSWQILKPLTHAGLQPTSKAVYRRAPTRLLSRLWGVLTGLALPRWLRRPLLALYVWAFSVNMAEAAEEDLSSYRSLGELFRRPLKPWVRPIAPHDMVSPADGCIVHLGRVRRSRLEQVKGMTYSLESFLGPQDWREGQGLSPWWRRGHRLYQCVIYLAPGDYHRFHSPTNWHIQHRRHFPGSLMSVSPSVVRWIPGLFCQNERVVLSGEWAHGFFSLTAVGATNVGSIRIYCDQDLRTNCARHVQGRYHDCSYLAWAEPAGVPAPKGAGLGEFNLGSTIVLLFQGPRRFGFRASAGRRVRVGQALGSL